The following are encoded in a window of Urocitellus parryii isolate mUroPar1 chromosome 7, mUroPar1.hap1, whole genome shotgun sequence genomic DNA:
- the Cebpd gene encoding CCAAT/enhancer-binding protein delta — protein MSAALFSLDGPARGAPWPAEPAPFYEPGRAGKPVRGAEPGALGEPGAAAPAMYDDESAIDFSAYIDSMAAVPTLELCHDELFADLFNSNHKAGGAGGAGGAGGLELLPGGPARPPGPGPAVPRPLKREPDWGDSDAPGSLLPAQVAACAQTVVSLATSAQPTPPTSPEPPRSSPGPSPAPGPAREKGSGKRGPDRGSPEYRQRRERNNIAVRKSRDKAKRRNQEMQQKLVELSAENEKLHQRVEQLTRDLAGLRQFFKQLPSPSFLSSAGAADCR, from the coding sequence ATGAGCGCCGCGCTCTTCAGCCTGGACGGCCCAGCGCGCGGCGCGCCCTGGCCCGCGGAGCCCGCGCCCTTCTACGAGCCAGGCCGGGCGGGCAAGCCGGTACGCGGGGCCGAGCCCGGGGCCCTGGGGGAGCCGGGCGCCGCCGCCCCTGCCATGTACGACGACGAGAGCGCCATCGACTTCAGCGCCTACATCGACTCCATGGCAGCCGTGCCCACCTTGGAGCTGTGCCACGACGAGCTCTTCGCGGACCTCTTCAACAGCAACCATAAGGCGGGCGGCGCGGGCGGCGCGGGCGGCGCGGGCGGCCTGGAGCTACTGCCCGGCGGCCCCGCGCGGCCGCCCGGCCCGGGCCCCGCTGTCCCGCGCCCGCTCAAGCGGGAACCTGACTGGGGCGACAGTGACGCGCCCGGCTCGTTGCTGCCCGCGCAGGTGGCCGCGTGCGCGCAGACGGTGGTGAGCCTGGCGACCTCCGCGCAACCCACACCGCCCACGTCTCCGGAGCCGCCGCGAAGCAGCCCGGGTCCGAGCCCGGCGCCCGGTCCTGCCCGAGAAAAAGGCTCCGGCAAGAGGGGCCCCGACCGCGGCAGCCCGGAGTACCGACAGCGACGCGAGCGCAACAACATCGCGGTGCGCAAGAGTCGCGACAAGGCCAAGCGACGCAACCAGGAGATGCAGCAGAAGCTGGTGGAGTTGTCGGCGGAGAACGAGAAACTGCACCAGCGCGTGGAGCAGCTCACGCGGGACCTGGCCGGCCTCCGGCAGTTCTTCAAACAGCTGCCCAGCCCGTCCTTCCTGTCGTCCGCCGGGGCCGCCGACTGCCGGTAA